From one Sardina pilchardus chromosome 6, fSarPil1.1, whole genome shotgun sequence genomic stretch:
- the isg20l2 gene encoding interferon-stimulated 20 kDa exonuclease-like 2, with product MSGLMVHYDVSGSSETGGDCKTPTGNNKHKRFLKSRRFLERKGFLNNKQNKPQQRHNSCPNGKFQHQQHHPGPKPFHGAGKQASDVGKSFHSKSTPQQREGASSSTSTSVHTHPKPFLGSSQTKKPTAPAASASSSLPQGRTVTATSESIVVTQSAQGSVTHCGNPLKYLAIDCEMVGTGPKGKNSELARCSIVSYDGDVVYDKFIQPVNPVTDLRTRWSGIRWQNLRNATPFLDAKKEILKIISGRVVVGHAIHNDLKALKYIHPAGLTRDTSRIPLLNKKAGIPETEIASLKRLTKALFNRDIQTGRNGHSSVEDAKATMDLYKIVAVEWENALASKQHTIQ from the exons ATGTCCGGACTCATGGTGCATTATGATGTGTCTGGCAGTAGTGAGACTGGTGGGGATTGTAAGACGCCAACAGGGAACAACAAGCACAAACGTTTCCTCAAGAGCCGGCGATTCCTGGAAAGAAAAGGCTTCCtgaataacaaacaaaacaagcccCAGCAAAGACACAACTCGTGCCCAAATGGTAAATTccaacaccagcagcatcacCCAGGACCTAAGCCTTTCCACGGTGCTGGTAAACAAGCTTCAGACGTTGGCAAATCCTTCCACTCAAAATCCACCCCACAGCAAAGAGAAGGTGCAAGTTCCTCCACATCTACTTCAGTTCATACTCACCCAAAACCCTTCCTCGGTTCTAGTCAGACCAAGAAACCCACAGCCCCAGCAGCCAGTGCCAGCTCGTCCTTACCTCAGGGAAGAACGGTTACAGCCACCTCAGAGAGCATCGTTGTCACACAGTCGGCCCAGGGGAGTGTGACCCACTGTGGTAACCCACTCAAGTACTTGGCCATAGACTGTGAGATGGTGGGCACGGGGCCAAAGGGTAAAAACAGTGAGTTGGCCCGCTGCAGTATTGTGTCCTATGATGGCGACGTTGTCTATGACAAGTTCATCCAACCGGTCAATCCAGTGACGGACCTGAGAACCCGCTGGAGTGGAATCCGTTGGCAGAACCTACGGAACGCCACACCATTTTTAGATGCCAAAAAAGAG ATTTTGAAGATCATCTCAGGCAGGGTGGTGGTTGGCCATGCCATCCATAACGACCTCAAAGCCCTGAAGTACATTCATCCAGCTGGGCTGACACGAGACACCTCTCGCATCCCGCTCCTGAACAAGAAAGCAGGCATACCAGAGACAGAGATTGCCTCCCTAAAAAGACTCACCAAGGCTCTTTTCAATCGTGACATTCAG ACTGGGCGGAATGGGCATTCATCAGTGGAAGATGCAAAGGCCACCATGGACTTGTACAAAATTGTGGCTGTGGAGTGGGAGAACGCATTAGCATCTAAACAGCATACTATTCAGTGA
- the mettl25b gene encoding protein RRNAD1 translates to MFSATLTDEQQRHLAKSVTNLLSLYKQISDSYIIEFFSENLWESLPLSWQEPLNQLSPPQIADLLLDKSATDIRYPSVWPLSLLAFRASAHALAYPRIPPDQGSIHAKIGKPQEFHSNQSQSSLLGHIFRKHVKPKKQHEIRRLGMMVTNLCQQTNCDNVVDVGSGQGHLTRFLSFGLGLSVTAIEADANLVLMAKKFDGQLRFTLEKERLKKADAGHLPQAVSAPLPHHVVGWVNPKASWEDFIEQLNRRDDESEWPASAGGPGKKRQWISMSASDHRPDSKGQCLRAAECDSPSCAEGARARELSPHQVTDRPGPISEDLQGHDCSSASAPAADVKHTQTPLVKRPCRPSPAVCSEQSASCLFNRSTLSDSTVDPGDEERVSGRFVLTGLHACGDLSATLLRHFVSCPSVQGITSVACCYMKITTEENPSPPGVLAPPPTPQSADALTPSDFGYPMSEWVRGLPGHQLSYKAREGACHAVEDYVHRLREESELLKTHCYRAVLETIIRAARPDMRRAGIQTIKKSHTLTFAEYARLGLPRAGLPADLPLDQVRVDAMLKQQGRVVAYFSLVLLLAPVVETLVLLDRMLFLQEQGIPSQLVPLFDPAISPRNLVLVAVKQGLPQGLKDAC, encoded by the exons ATGTTCTCTGCCACCCTCACCGATGAACAGCAAAGACACTTGGCGAAGAGTGTTACAAATCTGCTCTCTCTTTACAAGCAAATTTCAGATTCATACATCATT GAGTTTTTCAGTGAAAATCTCTGGGAGTCCTTGCCCTTAAGCTGGCAGGAGCCTCTTAATCAGCTGTCACCACCACAGATAGCTGATTTACTGCTTGACAAAAGTGCCACAGACATAAG ATATCCATCtgtctggcctctctctctcctcgccttCCGAGCCTCTGCCCATGCGTTGGCCTATCCAAGAATCCCTCCTGATCAGGGGTCAATCCATGCTAAGATCGGAAAGCCACAAGAATTCCACAGCAACCAAAGCCAGAGTTCCCTCTTAGGACACATCTTCCGAAAGCATGTGAAACCAAAGAAGCAGCATGAGATTCGCAGGCTGGGGATG ATGGTGACAAATCTGTGCCAACAGACCAACTGTGATAATGTTGTTGACGTGGGTTCTGGACAG GGGCACCTGACACGTTTTTTATCCTTTGGGCTCGGCTTGTCTGTCACTGCAATTGAGGCAGATGCCAACCTGGTATTGATGGCCAAAAAGTTTGACGGACAGCTCCGTTTTACACTGGAAAAGGAAAGGCTCAAAAAG GCTGATGCTGGACATCTTCCCCAAGCGGTGTCTGCTCCGTTGCCTCATCATGTTGTAGGCTGGGTCAATCCAAAGGCCTCATGGGAAGACTTCATTGAGCAGCTGAATAGGAGGGACGATGAAAGTGAGTGGCCGGCCTCCGCTGGTGGCCCCGGTAAAAAGAGACAGTGGATATCCATGTCAGCCTCGGATCATCGGCCGGACTCCAAGGGCCAGTGTCTGCGGGCAGCGGAGTGTGACTCACCGAGCTGCGCTGAAGGAGCCCGAGCCAGGGAGCTGTCACCGCACCAGGTGACAGATCGCCCTGGCCCCATTTCGGAGGACCTCCAGGGGCACGACTGTTCATCAGCTTCGGCGCCGGCAGCAGATgtcaaacacacccaaacaccactGGTGAAGCGCCCCTGTAGGCCCAGTCCAGCGGTTTGCTCAGAACAATCAGCTAGCTGCCTGTTTAATCGCAGCACCTTGTCGGACTCTACTGTCGACCCTGGGGATGAGGAGCGTGTGAGCGGACGTTTTGTCTTAACTGGCCTCCATGCCTGTGGAGACCTGAGCGCCACCCTCCTGCGTCATTTTGTCAGCTGCCCTAGTGTTCAGGGCATCACCTCGGTGGCCTGCTGCTACATGAAGATCACCACCGAGGAGAACCCCTCTCCGCCAGGTGTCCTTGCCCCTCCGCCCACCCCCCAATCGGCCGATGCCCTCACGCCCTCTGACTTTGGCTACCCAATGAGCGAGTGGGTGAGGGGATTGCCCGGGCACCAGCTGTCCTATAAGGCGCGAGAGGGGGCGTGCCACGCGGTGGAGGACTACGTCCACAGGCTCCGTGAGGAGAGCGAGCTGCTAAAGACGCACTGCTATCGGGCCGTGCTGGAGACCATCATCCGGGCGGCACGTCCAGACATGCGCAGGGCCGGCATCCAGACCATCAAGAAATCACACACCCTTACCTTTGCAGA ATATGCCCGACTAGGTCTGCCACGTGCGGGCCTACCTGCTGACCTTCCACTGGACCAGGTGCGTGTGGACGCCATGCTGAAGCAGCAGGGCCGTGTGGTGGCCTACTTCAGTcttgtgctgctgctggcccctGTGGTGGAGACTCTGGTGCTGCTGGACAGGATGCTCTTCCTGCAGGAACAAG GTATACCGAGCCAGCTTGTGCCTCTCTTTGATCCTGCTATCTCTCCTCGTAACCTGGTACTTGTGGCCGTGAAGCAGGGACTTCCCCAAGGGCTAAAGGATGCTTGCTGA
- the s100a1 gene encoding protein S100-A1, with product MVSQLEKSMEGLIKVFHNYSSKEGDKYKLSKVELKNLLQGELSDFLAASKDPMVVEKIMSDLDENRDGEVDFQEFVVLVAALTVACNEFFVESMKN from the exons ATGGTGTCCCAGTTGGAAAAATCAATGGAGGGCCTCATCAAAGTATTCCATAACTACTCTTCAAAAGAAGGGGACAAGTACAAGTTGAGCAAAGTCGAACTGAAGAATCTGTTACAGGGAGAACTCAGTGACTTTCTGGCG GCCAGTAAAGACCCAATGGTCGTGGAAAAAATTATGTCTGACCTGGATGAAAATCGCGATGGGGAAGTTGACTTTCAAGAATTTGTTGTCCTGGTTGCAGCACTAACTGTTGCTTGCAATGAATTCTTTGTGGAGAGTATGAAGAACTAG
- the tlr18 gene encoding toll-like receptor 18 gives MRGFMWTVAAVLTLVLDVHTVQMSKVAHVCSVSDDHRRADCRGQYLDHVPKESLPVLLEQVDLSHNILERIHNTDFSHLPHLKLLKLEYNNISVIEEDAFRFNSLLEDLNIFNNSLTVVPNKALRNLTKLRNLEISNNFYDKVALGEMFSTFTSLQKLSVGGPFVKELKKSDLIALKNISLFKFAFKSGPSLVKYEPGSLKFLKTKEMWFDVAIDNIPNELNVMLNDLANKSFDRLRFRNLFEFVYYTGDDDIFQGLSHIRAQQLVFYRGKFNEKLLRMALINIQQSPIKELGLFNIDFARSPTFVDSGAGSSVTNLTLNHLVLSDISNPDILRFDWRFTWFKKIRRLSIWNINFNFVPCDAWLEMGGVEVLNVSRNQLKDHYLFNRRCDYTGTMPVLHTFDVSFNQLTSLSDFASFAGEFEGLQILDVSHYQLQTVDDSVCHWKQNISKLIAHHNALEVTSLRCLPTTVHFLDLSFCNLDQLDVHYFQQAANLRELILSGNKIKFIPSGWKSPNLQYLSLDGNSFGLISMNSFKYMPSLAILRAGNNPYHCTCDLYTFIQKTTSDRRVNITDWPEDYKCYYPEHLLNKMAAEFNPGRVACDMRLVILISVITTASVVIGIMAMCYCFDVPWYTKATFQIIRAKYRAHKEGLKPEQGYDYHAFISYSHSDADWVRNQLLPCLESSRPPYCVCIHERDFTPGKWIIDNIIENIENSRKVIVVLSQNFVDSEWCNYELYFAQQRAIGKTFSDVILVLKEPIDPSSLPSKYCKLKKMLSTKTYLEWPQQPKHQGFFWAQLKSVLGKPSLPQPPQIRPGNAPDTLSTVNVMKVSQEEKRSANYAPAVT, from the exons ATGCGTGGATTCATGTGGACTGTGGCTGCTGTGCTCACCTTGGTGCTGGATGTCCATACTGTCCAGATGTCCAAGGTTGCGCACGTCTGCTCTGTAAGTGATGACCACCGTAGGGCTGATTGCCGTGGACAATACCTGGATCATGTGCCCAAGGAGAGTCTACCTGTTTTACTTGAGCAGGTGGATCTCTCTCACAACATCCTTGAGAGGATCCACAACACAGATTTCTCCCACTTGCCACACTTAAAGTTGCTCAAACTTGAGTATAACAACATCTCTGTCATCGAGGAGGACGCCTTTAGGTTTAACAGTCTTCTGGAGGACCTCAATATATTCAACAACTCTTTGACGGTCGTCCCGAACAAGGCACTGAGAAATCTGACTAAGCTTCGAAACCTGGAGATATCAAACAATTTTTATGACAAAGTGGCTCTTGGAGAGATGTTCTCGACCTTTACTAGCCTCCAGAAACTCTCTGTTGGTGGACCCTTTGTCAAAGAACTAAAGAAGAGCGACCTCATTGCCTTAAAGAACATCTCACTCTTCAAGTTTGCCTTTAAAAGTGGTCCAAGTCTTGTGAAGTATGAGCCAGGTTCTCTGAAGTTTCTAAAGACTAAAGAAATGTGGTTTGATGTTGCCATAGACAACATACCAAATGAGCTAAATGTTATGCTAAATGATTTAGCCAATAAGTCCTTTGATCGTCTTCGATTCCGCAACCTGTTTGAGTTTGTTTACTACACAGGAGATGATGATATTTTTCAAGGTTTGTCGCACATCAGAGCTCAGCAGCTAGTTTTTTATCGTGGCAAATTTAATGAGAAGTTGCTAAGGATGGCTTTAATAAACATACAGCAAAGCCCCATTAAGGAACTTGGGCTATTTAACATTGACTTTGCACGCTCTCCCACATTTGTGGATAGTGGAGCAGGATCTAGTGTGACAAATCTAACCTTAAATCATCTTGTCCTATC GGATATAAGCAATCCAGACATTTTGCGTTTTGACTGGCGCTTCACATGGTTCAAGAAGATACGCAGGCTGTCCATTTGGAATATCAACTTCAATTTTGTGCCCTGTGATGCTTGGCTGGAAATGGGTGGTGTGGAGGTACTGAATGTCTCCAGAAACCAACTGAAAGACCATTACCTATTCAACAGAAGATGTGATTACACAGGCACCATGCCAGTTCTTCACACCTTCGATGTCAGCTTTAACCAGCTTACTAGTCTAAGTGACTTTGCATCATTTGCTGGAGAGTTTGAGGGGCTCCAGATTCTAGATGTCAGTCACTATCAACTTCAAACTGTTGATGACAGTGTGTGCCACTGGAAGCAGAACATATCCAAACTGATTGCGCACCACAATGCTTTAGAGGTTACCAGTTTGAGGTGTTTGCCCACAACAGTGCATTTCCTGGATCTCTCCTTCTGCAATCTGGATCAGCTCGACGTGCACTATTTTCAACAAGCAGCCAATCTGAGAGAACTCATACTCAGTGGGAACAAGATCAAGTTCATTCCCTCCGGCTGGAAAAGTCCCAATCTGCAGTACTTGTCTCTTGATGGTAACTCCTTTGGCCTCATAAGCATGAACTCTTTCAAGTACATGCCCAGCTTAGCTATACTGAGAGCAGGAAATAACCCATACCACTGCACTTGTGATCTGTACACTTTCATCCAGAAGACGACTTCCGACAGAAGAGTGAACATCACCGATTGGCCGGAGGATTACAAATGTTACTACCCAGAGCACCTGCTAAACAAAATGGCAGCTGAATTCAATCCTGGCCGCGTAGCTTGTGACATGAGACTTGTCATTCTCATCAGTGTAATCACTACTGCTTCTGTAGTCATTGGCATCATGGCGATGTGCTACTGCTTTGATGTGCCCTGGTACACCAAGGCAACGTTCCAGATCATCAGAGCAAAATATCGAGCCCACAAAGAGGGACTTAAACCAGAACAAGGATATGATTACCATGCATTTATTTCCTATAGTCACTCGGATGCTGACTGGGTGAGAAACCAGTTGCTGCCATGCCTAGAAAGCTCTAGGCCTCCATATTGTGTTTGCATCCATGAGAGGGACTTCACGCCTGGAAAGTGGATCATTGACAACATAATTGAGAACATTGAGAACAGTCGAAAG GTTATTGTCGTCCTTTCACAGAATTTTGTAGACAGTGAATGGTGCAACTACGAGCTCTATTTTGCACAACAACGTGCCATTGGTAAAACCTTCAGTGACGTTATCCTTGTTCTGAAAGAGCCCATTGACCCAAGCTCTTTACCAAGCAAATATTGCAAACTTAAGAAAATGCTGAGCACCAAGACGTATCTAGAATGGCCTCAACAACCAAAGCACCAGGGCTTCTTCTGGGCTCAGCTCAAGAGTGTGTTGGGCAAACCCAGTCTCCCCCAACCTCCCCAAATCCGGCCTGGCAACGCTCCTGACACTTTATCtactgtgaatgt CATGAAAGTATCACAAGAAGAAAAGAGATCGGCAAACTATGCACCTGCTGTTACTTAA